The proteins below are encoded in one region of Apium graveolens cultivar Ventura chromosome 4, ASM990537v1, whole genome shotgun sequence:
- the LOC141721823 gene encoding uncharacterized protein LOC141721823 has protein sequence MEADIQTNFTYLGRTFNSLSLNDSSAAFSDCNSDRSGEFSSTSVTSRQMLTSCATVNSDDMIEQLVSDLDSSCVDDQKLAALELRLLAKNKPENRIKIAQAGAIKPLISLILSTDLQLQEYGVTAILNLSLCDENKALIASAGAIKPLVKALRIGNSTAKENAACALLRLSQVEENKIAIGRSGAIEMLVNLLETGNLRGKKDASTALYSLCSVKENKIRAVEAGIMKPLVELMADFGSNMVDKSGFVLSLLVSVVEARVAVVDEGGIPVLVEIVEVGSQRQKEIAAAILLKLCEDSSVYRTMVAREGAIPPLIALSQSGTSRAKQKAEILVELLRRPRSGNAAARTSDVSD, from the exons ATGGAAGCCGATATTCAGACGAACTTCACTTATCTAGGAAGAACTTTCAACTCTCTCAGCCTCAACGACTCTTCTGCGGCGTTCAGCGATTGCAACAGCGATCGCTCCGGAGAATTCTCGTCTACTTCTGTTACGAGTCGTCAGATGCTCACGTCGTGCGCGACGGTGAACTCTGACGACATGATAGAGCAGTTAGTTTCTGATCTGGACTCGAGCTGTGTCGATGATCAGAAACTAGCTGCTCTCGAATTACGTCTGCTTGCGAAGAATAAACCGGAGAACCGGATTAAAATCGCGCAAGCAGGCGCAATCAAGCCGTTGATTTCGTTGATTTTATCAACTGATTTGCAGTTACAGGAGTACGGTGTGACTGCGATATTGAACTTATCGTTGTGTGATGAGAATAAGGCACTGATTGCGTCAGCTGGCGCGATAAAGCCGTTAGTTAAGGCTTTAAGGATCGGGAATTCGACTGCGAAAGAGAACGCTGCTTGTGCTTTGTTGAGATTATCGCAAGTCGAGGAGAATAAGATTGCGATCGGACGGTCAGGAGCGATTGAGATGTTAGTTAATCTTCTCGAAACGGGGAATTTAAGAGGAAAAAAGGATGCGAGTACTGCTTTGTATTCGTTGTGTTCGGTTAAGGAGAATAAGATTAGAGCGGTTGAGGCGGGGATTATGAAGCCTTTAGTGGAATTGATGGCGGATTTTGGTTCTAATATGGTCGATAAATCGGGGTTCGTGTTGAGTTTGTTGGTTAGTGTGGTGGAGGCTAGAGTTGCGGTGGTGGATGAAGGGGGGATTCCGGTTTTAGTTGAGATTGTGGAGGTTGGATCACAGAGGCAGAAGGAGATTGCGGCTGCCATTTTGTTGAAATTGTGTGAGGATAGCTCGGTTTATCGGACAATGGTGGCGAGGGAAGGTGCTATTCCACCTCTGATTGCATTGTCACAATCGGGTACTAGTCGGGCTAAACAGAAG GCAGAAATATTGGTTGAACTTCTACGGAGACCAAGATCCGGTAACGCAGCTGCCAGGACGTCAGATGTTTCAGATTAA
- the LOC141721824 gene encoding uncharacterized protein LOC141721824, translating to MISPLICGSFQDQQDEDLELLRSCTSPKTRKPTKWHSFGGKSSKGNKNPYADRGLDKFSALLAELDSKRQKIYTQKGSEDISLLGFVYSNSDDYKPIVVRLKNKKQPIISTEKDKLRTKDVITSPPATSSEIEPANANQVKSISRIVSNIKTSPKKVTFDLLKNIVLENSRQPAYYVPLITILILIFLMIFGRSFAILCTTLCWYFVPMIRSLDYKKTKATKTKAAKKDYTKALSYSGNLTTTSDHEMSNLKKSKVMKKAMSYNNKFVKSGTSDHGLSSPRSVLNGYKTPPTPASPPQQDHRTSFLR from the coding sequence ATGATCAGTCCTCTAATCTGTGGAAGCTTTCAAGATCAACAGGACGAAGATTTGGAGCTTCTAAGATCATGCACAAGTCCGAAAACTCGAAAACCGACCAAATGGCATAGTTTCGGTGGGAAATCAAGCAAAGGCAATAAAAACCCGTATGCTGATCGCGGGCTTGATAAGTTTTCTGCACTTTTAGCAGAGCTTGATTCGAAGAGACAGAAGATTTATACGCAGAAGGGCTCGGAAGACATTTCGCTTCTCGGATTCGTATACTCGAACTCGGATGATTATAAGCCTATTGTTGTCAGATTGAAGAACAAAAAACAACCGATTATTAGTACTGAAAAAGACAAGCTCAGAACTAAAGATGTTATTACTTCACCGCCTGCAACGTCTTCTGAGATCGAGCCAGCTAATGCTAATCAAGTCAAATCAATATCACGAATCGTATCAAATATCAAGACTTCTCCTAAGAAGGTCACGTTCGATTTGTTAAAGAACATCGTGCTGGAGAACTCGAGGCAGCCTGCATATTACGTTCCGTTAATTACAATCTTAATATTAATTTTCTTGATGATATTTGGAAGGTCTTTTGCGATATTATGTACAACTCTTTGCTGGTACTTCGTACCAATGATCCGAAGTTTGGATTATAAGAAGACCAAGGCGACCAAGACAAAGGCCGCGAAGAAAGACTATACGAAGGCTTTGAGCTATAGTGGTAACCTAACCACAACTAGTGATCATGAAATGTCGAATTTAAAGAAGTCGAAAGTAATGAAGAAAGCTATGAGTTACAATAACAAGTTCGTCAAGAGTGGTACTAGTGATCACGGATTATCTTCTCCTCGGAGTGTGCTTAATGGATATAAAACGCCGCCAACACCAGCTTCGCCACCGCAGCAAGATCATCGGACGAGTTTTCTGAGATAA
- the LOC141720226 gene encoding uncharacterized protein LOC141720226: MDNTTQMILDIMQAEEEEQQKRMRIAAVHLHHRRQRANSISQHGGSVMNHRVIDRNREEGHGRLYQDYFSDTPTYTETQFRRRFRMRRSLFLRIEEAVAAHDNYFTQRTDPLGVRGLSSLQKVTAAVRMLAYGTAVDAVDDYVRIGESTSIESLKKFVKAIVEIFAAEYLRRPNAEDVSRLLVENERRGFPAEGRGPEVKYTINGNEYNMGYYLADGIYPSWPTFVKTIPKPQGNKRKFFAAAQESVRKDVERAFGVLQSRFAMVRGPSRFWDVGTMKYIMTVCIILHNMIIEDERDIHMEQEHFDTDAEIPTVTPL, from the exons ATGGATAACACCACACAGATGATTCTCGATATTATGCAAGCTGAAGAAGAAGAACAACAAAAAAGAATGAGAATTGCTGCTGTCCACCTTCATCATCGGCGTCAGAGAGCAAACTCTATCTCACAACACGGTGGTTCTGTAATGAATCATCGTGTAATTGATCGAAATAGAGAAGAAGGTCATGGTAGACTGTATCAAGATTATTTTTCTGATACACCTACATACACGGAAACACAATTTCGTAGAAGATTTCGAATGCGCAGATCATTATTCTTACGTATCGAGGAAGCTGTTGCAGCTCATGATAATTATTTTACTCAAAGAACTGATCCTCTGGGAGTTCGTGGATTATCATCACTTCAAAAGGTGACAGCTGCGGTTAGGATGCTTGCTTATGGAACGGCTGTTGATGCTGTTGATGATTATGTACGTATTGGCGAGAGTACATCAATAGAGAGTCTAAAAAAGTTTGTTAAAGCAATTGTTGAAATATTTGCTGCAGAATATTTGAGACGACCAAATGCGGAAGATGTATCTAGATTATTGGTAGAGAACGAACGACGTGGCTTTCC GGCAGAAGGTCGTGGACCTGAAGTGAAGTATACTATCAACGGTAATGAATATAACATGGGCTATTATCTTGCTGATGGTATATATCCTTCATGGCCGACATTTGTTAAAACTATTCCAAAACCTCAAGGTAATAAAAGAAAGTTTTTTGCGGCTGCACAAGAATCTGTGAGAAAAGATGTTGAAAGAGCATTTGGTGTGTTGCAATCTAGATTTGCAATGGTTCGTGGCCCATCAAGGTTTTGGGATGTGGGCACAATGAAGTATATTATGACAGTTTGTATAATCTTGCACAACATGATCATCGAAGATGAAAGAGATATCCATATGGAACAAGAACACTTTGATACAGATGCTGAAATACCAACCGTAACACCACTCTGA